The proteins below come from a single Mycobacterium parmense genomic window:
- a CDS encoding acyl-CoA dehydrogenase family protein yields the protein MTAGLVKHWLETGRLELPLPASGRTAERWHRLEQLAEDNIVAARVAEAHVDAVAILHELGGKPPDPGQLWAVWAAEAPDAVLTASRTDSGAMTLNGTKVWCSGAGFCTHALVTARLEDGRRGLFAVAVTDATVKPLPSTWWNAGMAGSDTRPVQFSNAAAVPVGDPGDYLSRPGFWHGAIGVAACWLGGARRVADPLYRSAGSQSADAYSLAHLGAIDAALAAGDAMLAAAAAQVDSDPFDRSGTAQLLARRVRSVVEHAVDEAITRTGRALGPGPLCQDGRHAQRVADLSIYIRQSHAERDLAELGRLAGGRR from the coding sequence GTGACGGCGGGCCTGGTTAAGCACTGGCTGGAAACGGGGCGACTCGAGCTGCCGCTGCCCGCGTCGGGGCGCACGGCCGAACGCTGGCACCGGCTGGAACAACTCGCCGAGGACAACATCGTCGCGGCCCGGGTCGCCGAAGCCCACGTCGACGCCGTCGCCATCCTGCACGAACTCGGCGGCAAGCCCCCCGACCCCGGACAGCTCTGGGCTGTGTGGGCTGCCGAGGCCCCGGACGCGGTCCTGACGGCATCCCGCACCGACAGCGGGGCGATGACGCTCAACGGCACCAAGGTGTGGTGCTCGGGCGCCGGCTTCTGCACGCACGCCCTGGTGACGGCCCGGCTCGAGGACGGACGACGCGGCCTGTTCGCGGTGGCCGTGACCGACGCCACCGTCAAACCACTGCCCAGCACGTGGTGGAACGCGGGCATGGCCGGCAGCGACACCCGGCCCGTTCAGTTCAGCAACGCCGCGGCCGTTCCCGTGGGCGATCCGGGCGACTACCTGAGCCGGCCGGGTTTCTGGCACGGCGCGATCGGCGTGGCCGCCTGCTGGCTCGGCGGGGCGCGCCGGGTCGCCGACCCGCTCTACCGCAGCGCCGGCAGCCAGTCGGCCGACGCGTACTCGCTGGCGCACCTCGGCGCGATCGACGCCGCGCTCGCCGCCGGCGACGCGATGCTGGCCGCGGCCGCGGCCCAGGTGGACTCCGACCCGTTCGACCGGTCCGGCACCGCGCAATTGCTGGCCCGGCGCGTCCGCTCGGTGGTGGAACACGCGGTCGACGAGGCCATCACCCGCACAGGTCGCGCCCTGGGGCCCGGCCCGCTGTGTCAGGACGGCCGGCACGCGCAGCGCGTCGCGGACCTGAGCATCTACATCCGGCAAAGCCACGCGGAGCGCGACCTGGCCGAGCTCGGTCGGCTCGCGGGCGGCCGGCGGTGA
- a CDS encoding DUF7218 family protein — MPNSSIKNEKMYRELRKQGDSKEKAARIANASAARGTSSVSRKGGKSGSYADWTVPQLRQRAKELGMSGYSKLNKDKLVAKLRNH; from the coding sequence ATGCCGAATTCATCGATAAAGAACGAGAAGATGTACCGCGAGCTGCGCAAACAGGGTGACTCCAAGGAGAAGGCGGCGCGTATCGCGAACGCCTCCGCCGCGCGGGGCACATCGTCGGTGAGTCGCAAAGGCGGCAAGTCCGGCTCCTATGCGGACTGGACGGTGCCGCAGCTGCGGCAGCGGGCGAAAGAGCTTGGGATGTCGGGCTATTCGAAGCTGAACAAGGACAAGCTGGTCGCCAAGCTGCGCAACCACTGA
- a CDS encoding SAM-dependent methyltransferase: protein MSARLPDGYFDEMYAGAEDPWQLATRWYEQRKYALTMAMLPHPRYRHAFEPGCSIGTLTAQLARRCDHVTAVDVAASALRTADARLREAGCRDRVTLKRASMDQAWPAGPYDLLVLSEVAYYLRGDALAAVLREECPRLRPGAVVVAAHWRHDVADYPLTGDSAHAVIAQTPGLTPLACYRDDDVVIEMFDTGDARSVAAREGLPGAR from the coding sequence GTGAGCGCACGGCTCCCCGACGGCTACTTCGACGAGATGTACGCCGGGGCCGAGGATCCGTGGCAGTTGGCGACGCGGTGGTACGAGCAGCGCAAGTACGCCCTGACCATGGCCATGCTGCCGCACCCCCGCTACCGGCACGCCTTCGAACCGGGCTGCTCGATCGGCACGCTCACCGCGCAGTTGGCCCGGCGCTGCGACCACGTCACCGCGGTCGACGTCGCCGCGTCGGCGCTGCGCACCGCGGACGCCCGGCTGCGCGAAGCCGGCTGCCGCGACCGGGTGACCCTGAAGCGGGCCTCGATGGACCAGGCGTGGCCGGCCGGGCCCTACGACCTGCTGGTGCTCAGCGAGGTCGCCTACTACCTGCGCGGCGACGCGCTGGCGGCGGTGCTGCGCGAAGAATGCCCACGGCTGCGGCCGGGCGCGGTCGTCGTCGCCGCGCACTGGCGCCACGACGTGGCCGACTACCCGCTGACGGGCGACTCGGCGCACGCCGTCATCGCGCAGACCCCCGGGCTGACCCCGCTGGCGTGTTACCGCGACGACGACGTCGTCATCGAGATGTTCGACACCGGCGACGCCCGCTCGGTGGCGGCCCGCGAAGGGCTGCCCGGCGCGCGCTGA
- a CDS encoding CheR family methyltransferase, whose protein sequence is MESATDEAFEALLRYMRDSRGFDFTGYKRTSLMRRVRHRMDQVGYKSFEEYLDVLQASSDEFASLFNTILINVTAFFRDADAWDFVGAEVIPRMLAERGPGDPIRVWSAGCASGQEAYTLAMLLAEALGPDSFRQRVKIYATDIDEDALTEARAASYDAKVVESVPPELLTRYFERVNGRYVFHKDLRRAVIFGRNDLVKDAPISRVDLLVCRNTLMYLNAETQRNVVGRLRFALAPQGTLFLGHAEMLLSQGDRFAPLSLKHRIFRKAAGAPTGMERYDPAGAFYERQVDLTGLTTVRDLAFRASPVAQIVVTGEDTVAMINQQAETIFGLSARDIGRLLRDLEVSYRPVELRAYLEQAKVDRRSARIQDVKWQRPGADTVWFEIHVNPLVDAENGLLGVSIVFFDVTATRALLDKVVETNRQLEAAYEELQSTNEELETTNEELQSTVEELETTNEELQSTNEELETMNEELQSTNDELHTINDMLRDRSLELDETQNFLDSLVDSTRVGMVVVDRELQVVLWNRGCEELWGLRAEEATGSPLTALDIGLPLDGVRPLIGNAFVDPDSSGETVVDGVNRRGRPTKVRVTCTSFHSKGGAVCGALLLMEVVG, encoded by the coding sequence ATGGAAAGCGCGACCGACGAGGCTTTCGAGGCGCTGCTGCGCTACATGCGGGATTCTCGCGGCTTCGACTTCACGGGCTACAAGCGCACCTCGCTGATGCGCCGCGTCCGGCACCGGATGGACCAGGTGGGCTACAAGTCCTTCGAGGAATACCTCGACGTCCTGCAGGCCAGTTCCGACGAATTTGCGTCGCTGTTCAACACGATCCTGATCAACGTCACCGCCTTCTTCCGCGACGCGGACGCCTGGGATTTCGTCGGCGCGGAAGTCATCCCGAGGATGCTGGCCGAGCGCGGGCCCGGTGACCCGATCCGGGTGTGGAGCGCCGGGTGCGCGTCGGGGCAGGAGGCCTACACGCTGGCCATGTTGCTGGCCGAGGCGCTGGGTCCCGACAGCTTCCGGCAGCGGGTCAAGATCTACGCCACCGACATCGACGAGGACGCGCTCACCGAGGCGCGCGCCGCGTCCTACGACGCCAAGGTCGTCGAATCGGTGCCGCCGGAGTTGTTGACCCGCTACTTCGAGCGGGTCAACGGCCGCTACGTGTTTCACAAAGATCTGCGCCGGGCGGTGATCTTCGGCCGCAACGACCTGGTCAAGGACGCGCCGATCTCGCGCGTCGACCTGCTGGTGTGCCGCAACACGTTGATGTACCTCAACGCCGAGACGCAGCGCAACGTGGTGGGGCGCTTGCGTTTTGCGCTCGCCCCGCAGGGCACGCTGTTCCTGGGGCACGCCGAGATGCTGCTCAGCCAGGGTGACCGTTTCGCTCCGCTGAGCCTCAAACACCGGATCTTCCGCAAGGCAGCCGGGGCCCCGACCGGCATGGAGCGCTACGATCCCGCGGGCGCCTTCTACGAACGTCAGGTCGACCTCACGGGCCTGACCACCGTGCGCGACTTGGCTTTCCGGGCCAGCCCGGTAGCGCAGATCGTCGTCACCGGCGAGGACACCGTGGCGATGATCAACCAGCAGGCTGAGACCATCTTCGGGCTTTCGGCCCGCGACATCGGCAGGCTGCTGCGCGACCTCGAGGTGTCCTACCGGCCGGTCGAGCTGCGCGCCTACCTCGAACAGGCCAAGGTCGACCGCCGTTCGGCGCGCATCCAGGACGTCAAGTGGCAGCGGCCGGGCGCCGACACGGTGTGGTTCGAGATCCACGTGAATCCACTGGTCGACGCCGAGAACGGCCTGTTGGGCGTGTCGATCGTGTTTTTCGACGTCACGGCCACCCGCGCCCTGCTCGACAAGGTCGTCGAGACCAACCGCCAGCTGGAGGCGGCCTACGAGGAACTGCAGTCGACCAACGAAGAGCTCGAGACCACCAACGAGGAATTGCAGTCCACGGTCGAGGAGCTCGAAACGACGAACGAGGAGCTGCAGTCCACCAACGAAGAGCTCGAGACCATGAACGAGGAGCTGCAGTCCACCAACGACGAGCTGCACACCATCAACGACATGTTGCGCGACCGCAGCCTGGAGCTGGACGAAACGCAGAACTTCCTGGACTCGCTGGTCGACTCGACGCGCGTAGGCATGGTCGTGGTGGACCGCGAGCTGCAGGTGGTCCTGTGGAACCGGGGCTGCGAAGAGCTCTGGGGTCTGCGCGCCGAGGAGGCGACGGGTTCACCCTTGACGGCTCTGGACATCGGGCTCCCTTTGGACGGTGTCCGGCCCTTGATCGGCAACGCGTTCGTGGATCCGGACAGCTCCGGCGAGACGGTGGTGGACGGGGTCAATAGGCGGGGTCGCCCCACCAAGGTGCGTGTCACCTGCACCTCGTTTCATTCCAAAGGGGGAGCGGTGTGTGGCGCGCTGCTGTTGATGGAGGTCGTGGGCTAG
- a CDS encoding glycosyltransferase has translation MSAPVHRAYDAAAVVIPAHNERAKLPSCLRAVLTAALCAPIPVMIVVVLDDCDDGSAELAGQYGPDVHFVQVDARNVGAARAVGFNYARSLLDADDKCWYATTDADSRVDPGWLVHQLGLGADVVLGVVRVTDWRSAADVAERYTAAYEADSEHIHGANMGFSARAYWRVGGFRPLATGEDVDLVGRFEAAGYCIHRDTELSVITSARIQARAPHGFAHHLRQLRRSAAGDCA, from the coding sequence ATGTCAGCCCCCGTGCATCGTGCGTACGACGCGGCCGCCGTCGTCATCCCCGCTCACAATGAGCGGGCAAAGCTGCCGTCCTGCCTGCGCGCCGTGCTGACAGCCGCCCTCTGCGCGCCCATCCCCGTCATGATCGTGGTGGTGCTCGACGACTGCGACGACGGCAGCGCGGAGCTGGCCGGCCAATACGGACCCGACGTGCACTTCGTCCAGGTCGACGCCCGCAACGTCGGCGCGGCACGGGCGGTCGGCTTCAACTACGCCCGTTCGCTGCTCGACGCCGACGACAAGTGCTGGTATGCCACCACCGACGCCGACAGTCGGGTGGACCCCGGCTGGCTGGTGCATCAGCTGGGGCTGGGCGCGGACGTGGTGCTGGGCGTCGTCCGGGTGACCGACTGGCGCTCGGCCGCCGACGTGGCCGAGCGCTACACCGCGGCCTATGAGGCCGACAGCGAACACATCCACGGAGCCAACATGGGCTTCAGCGCGCGGGCGTACTGGCGCGTCGGTGGTTTCCGGCCGCTGGCGACCGGCGAAGACGTCGACCTGGTCGGGCGATTCGAGGCGGCCGGCTACTGCATCCACCGGGACACCGAATTGTCGGTCATCACTTCAGCACGAATCCAGGCTCGGGCGCCGCACGGATTCGCTCACCACCTCAGGCAACTGAGGAGATCGGCGGCGGGTGATTGCGCGTGA
- a CDS encoding PIG-L deacetylase family protein has protein sequence MTAVAAAGNCARFAAKPLVHGGTPAPLWVAGAALEALKPLDWAGCARLVVVAPHPDDETLGLGATCAQLAASGIDVQVVSASDGGAAVPGATPSERYRLETTRKHELARATDLLGVRPPTSLGLPDGELADHEDRLADLLTEILAATPGTWCAATWRVDGHPDHEAVGRAAATACARTGDTLLEYPVWMWHWATPADAAVPWERACAVRLSGWAVERKRRAARCYRSQFEPAPGESSPVLPAFVLQRLLAVGEVVFR, from the coding sequence GTGACAGCGGTGGCGGCCGCGGGCAATTGCGCCAGGTTCGCGGCCAAACCGCTGGTCCACGGCGGCACGCCGGCGCCGCTGTGGGTGGCCGGCGCGGCCCTGGAGGCCCTGAAGCCGCTGGATTGGGCGGGGTGCGCGCGACTGGTCGTGGTCGCGCCGCATCCCGACGACGAGACCCTCGGCCTGGGCGCCACGTGCGCGCAGCTGGCCGCGTCGGGCATCGACGTGCAGGTGGTATCGGCCAGCGACGGCGGCGCCGCGGTGCCCGGCGCGACGCCGTCGGAGCGGTACCGGCTGGAAACCACCCGCAAGCACGAACTTGCCCGGGCGACAGACCTTTTGGGTGTCCGGCCGCCCACGTCGCTGGGCCTGCCCGACGGCGAGCTGGCCGACCACGAGGACCGGCTCGCCGACCTGCTGACCGAGATCCTGGCGGCCACGCCCGGGACGTGGTGCGCGGCCACCTGGCGGGTCGACGGCCACCCCGATCACGAAGCCGTCGGGCGCGCCGCGGCCACGGCGTGCGCCCGCACGGGCGACACCCTGCTCGAATACCCGGTCTGGATGTGGCACTGGGCCACGCCGGCCGATGCGGCGGTGCCGTGGGAGCGGGCGTGCGCGGTGCGCCTGTCCGGGTGGGCGGTCGAGCGCAAGCGCCGCGCCGCACGCTGCTATCGCAGTCAGTTCGAGCCGGCCCCCGGAGAATCGTCGCCCGTGCTGCCCGCGTTCGTGTTGCAGCGCCTCCTGGCGGTCGGCGAGGTCGTCTTCCGGTGA
- a CDS encoding helix-turn-helix transcriptional regulator yields MTSTTEKTASDAIARTVSRQPDAYTPRGLDGEQGQGLGRAAVRHAEFRTVDPQAARQFFTTAYAPGWRVTGAGGRVAITHRRCETPSLIVDEVAVQGKLALEIPAGDRIVVVRPRAGSLNVAGCAFPTIDFPILVANGIPCGLQCNAARFDVVTIGADALHRAAADRRPPLSQQTRFLSWRPRSRADVRAFHRALDYVAQSLASPDTAQQPLIVAAMTPLLAAALLECYPSNVAGRDPDGDPALPGTLKDAVSFIHRHAAGEVGINDVAAAVHLTPRAVQYLFRRQLGTTPTEYMRRLRLNRAHQELTAGSTATTTVTEIAQRWGFAHTGRFAVLYRQTYGQSPHTTLRQSMSRF; encoded by the coding sequence ATGACGAGTACCACCGAGAAGACCGCATCCGACGCGATCGCCCGTACAGTCAGCCGACAGCCGGACGCGTACACGCCGCGCGGTCTCGACGGCGAGCAGGGTCAGGGGCTCGGCAGGGCCGCGGTTCGCCACGCGGAGTTTCGCACGGTCGATCCGCAGGCCGCGCGTCAGTTCTTCACCACCGCCTACGCGCCGGGGTGGCGCGTCACCGGGGCCGGCGGCCGGGTGGCGATCACCCATCGGCGCTGCGAAACGCCGTCGCTCATCGTCGACGAGGTGGCGGTCCAGGGGAAGCTGGCCCTCGAGATCCCGGCCGGCGACCGCATTGTCGTGGTCCGGCCGCGCGCCGGGTCGCTGAACGTCGCCGGCTGCGCGTTCCCGACCATCGATTTCCCCATCCTGGTCGCCAACGGGATTCCATGCGGCCTGCAGTGCAACGCCGCCCGGTTCGACGTGGTGACGATCGGGGCCGACGCGCTGCACAGGGCCGCGGCGGACCGGCGCCCGCCGCTGTCGCAGCAGACTCGGTTTCTGAGCTGGCGGCCGCGTTCGCGGGCCGACGTGCGCGCGTTTCACCGGGCGCTGGATTACGTGGCGCAGAGCCTGGCCTCTCCCGACACGGCCCAGCAGCCGCTGATCGTCGCGGCGATGACACCCCTGCTGGCCGCGGCGCTGCTCGAGTGCTACCCGTCTAACGTGGCGGGGCGCGACCCGGACGGCGACCCCGCGCTTCCCGGGACCTTGAAGGACGCGGTGTCCTTCATCCACCGCCACGCGGCCGGCGAGGTCGGCATCAATGACGTCGCCGCCGCGGTGCATCTGACTCCGAGGGCGGTGCAGTACCTGTTCCGGCGTCAGTTGGGCACCACACCGACGGAGTACATGCGCCGCCTGCGGCTCAACCGCGCCCACCAGGAGCTGACCGCCGGATCGACGGCGACCACGACCGTCACCGAAATCGCGCAGCGCTGGGGTTTCGCGCACACGGGCCGCTTCGCCGTCCTCTACCGGCAGACCTACGGCCAGAGCCCGCACACGACGCTGCGTCAGTCCATGTCACGGTTCTGA
- a CDS encoding glycosyltransferase has product MRIAIVGGDDVSGDHLQQLCAALAVLGHEPIACYPTAPAAQASGGLPHVGEWAARLEDEWASESPDVVHAYGWLGGLAAQLAARRRRLPTVQSFLGLAASARPRAEGGSKPVAERERLEPLLARGATWATGECAADVDVLARLRRSRARVSALTSGVDVQRYTPVGPALARTDLHRILGLAPNPLLHNGFDTVIRALPRVPDAELLLAETDVSGREPGDARKRLGCLATELGVADRVRFVGTVADDELPVLVRSADVVVCTPRRPPRATTVLQAMASGVVVVASSVGVLKDAVVDNVTGILVPPESRAELAAALRGLLSQAFQRESMGAAGRSRAVSRFAWGRIALDSVNIYGKVGAVRASTPELQPAVAR; this is encoded by the coding sequence GTGAGGATTGCGATCGTCGGCGGCGACGACGTCTCGGGTGATCACCTTCAGCAACTCTGCGCCGCCCTCGCGGTCCTCGGGCACGAGCCCATTGCCTGCTACCCGACTGCTCCGGCCGCGCAGGCGTCCGGGGGCCTGCCCCACGTCGGGGAGTGGGCCGCCCGGCTCGAGGACGAATGGGCGTCGGAATCGCCCGATGTCGTGCACGCCTACGGCTGGCTGGGGGGTTTGGCCGCGCAACTGGCCGCCCGGCGCCGACGGTTGCCGACGGTCCAGTCCTTCCTGGGTCTGGCCGCATCGGCGCGGCCCCGCGCGGAGGGCGGTTCGAAACCCGTCGCGGAGCGAGAACGCCTCGAGCCGCTGCTCGCGCGGGGTGCGACGTGGGCGACCGGCGAGTGCGCCGCCGACGTCGACGTGTTGGCGCGGCTGCGGCGCAGCCGGGCGCGGGTGTCCGCCCTGACATCCGGCGTCGACGTGCAGCGGTACACCCCCGTCGGTCCGGCCCTTGCCCGCACCGACCTGCACCGTATACTTGGTCTGGCGCCTAATCCATTGCTGCACAACGGATTTGACACCGTCATCCGCGCCCTACCTCGTGTCCCGGACGCGGAGTTGCTGCTCGCGGAGACCGATGTCAGCGGCCGCGAACCGGGTGACGCGCGAAAACGGCTGGGATGTCTGGCCACGGAACTCGGGGTTGCCGACCGCGTCCGCTTCGTGGGCACGGTGGCCGACGACGAGCTGCCGGTGCTGGTGCGGTCCGCAGACGTGGTGGTGTGCACGCCGCGGCGGCCGCCGCGTGCGACAACGGTGCTGCAGGCCATGGCATCGGGGGTGGTGGTGGTCGCGTCGTCCGTCGGTGTGCTCAAAGACGCCGTGGTCGACAACGTCACCGGCATCCTGGTGCCTCCGGAGAGCCGAGCCGAGCTGGCGGCCGCTCTGCGAGGCCTTCTCTCGCAGGCCTTTCAGCGCGAGAGCATGGGCGCGGCGGGCCGCAGTCGCGCGGTGTCGCGTTTCGCCTGGGGCCGGATCGCCCTCGATTCGGTCAACATCTATGGCAAGGTCGGCGCGGTGCGGGCGTCCACACCGGAGTTGCAGCCTGCGGTGGCGCGGTGA
- the mbp1 gene encoding microaggregate-binding protein 1, which translates to MGDDKSGPQEAVKGAVEGVKGKLKEVGGTVAGRDDLVEEGQAQQDKADAQRDAGKKEAEAESARAGAKAAEERQKENQ; encoded by the coding sequence GTGGGAGACGACAAGAGCGGTCCGCAGGAAGCCGTGAAGGGCGCCGTCGAGGGCGTGAAGGGCAAGCTCAAAGAGGTCGGCGGCACGGTCGCCGGTCGCGACGACCTGGTCGAAGAGGGCCAGGCGCAACAGGACAAGGCCGACGCCCAACGCGACGCCGGCAAGAAGGAAGCCGAGGCCGAGTCGGCGCGCGCCGGCGCGAAGGCGGCCGAAGAACGTCAGAAGGAAAATCAGTAG
- a CDS encoding DUF3349 domain-containing protein, translated as MGLRALVASIVAFFRAGYPAGAPALGYVPLLALLPRRVSDDEIPTVIGRLAAGNHPSIDSADVGVAITRVTHELPSADDIERVERRMAALGWTGDSRA; from the coding sequence ATGGGGTTGCGCGCTCTGGTGGCGAGCATCGTGGCGTTCTTCCGGGCGGGTTACCCCGCCGGAGCCCCGGCCCTCGGCTACGTCCCGCTGCTGGCCCTGTTGCCGCGCCGCGTCTCAGACGACGAGATCCCGACAGTCATCGGCAGGCTCGCCGCCGGTAACCACCCGTCGATCGACAGCGCCGACGTGGGGGTAGCCATCACCCGCGTGACCCACGAGCTGCCCTCCGCGGACGACATCGAGCGTGTCGAGCGACGCATGGCCGCTCTCGGATGGACCGGGGACAGCCGTGCCTAG
- a CDS encoding STAS domain-containing protein — protein sequence MDELRSVVHVAVDTHRDVPLLTVTGVLDSSTYRIVRDSVIKTALGEPRAVIVDVNGLAAPSVSAWSAFTSARWHVSIWPDVPVLLVCAQPRTRQAIRAGGAARYLPVHPTLDSAVDALGDPSLPLRRRASVELLRARASVGRARDVVSDWLTRWGSPEMVSVAATVATVLIENVLDHTDSAPVLIVESDGSTVTVAVQDLSDTLPCRHEDAYRGAEIVSGLAIVSALCQAWGANPTSSGKTVWASVGRENKI from the coding sequence GTGGATGAGCTCCGGTCGGTCGTTCACGTCGCCGTCGACACCCACCGCGACGTTCCGCTTTTGACGGTCACCGGCGTGCTGGACAGTTCGACCTACCGGATCGTGCGGGACTCGGTCATCAAGACCGCGCTCGGCGAACCCCGCGCGGTGATCGTCGACGTGAACGGCCTTGCCGCGCCGTCGGTCTCAGCCTGGTCCGCGTTCACCAGCGCCCGCTGGCACGTCAGCATCTGGCCGGATGTGCCCGTCCTGCTGGTGTGCGCGCAACCGCGCACGCGGCAGGCGATACGGGCCGGCGGGGCGGCCCGCTACCTCCCCGTGCATCCCACGCTGGACTCGGCGGTGGACGCCCTCGGCGACCCGTCATTGCCTCTTCGGCGGCGGGCGAGTGTCGAGCTCCTGCGCGCCAGGGCCAGCGTCGGGCGCGCGCGCGACGTCGTCTCCGACTGGCTCACCCGCTGGGGCAGCCCCGAGATGGTCTCGGTCGCAGCCACGGTGGCGACCGTCCTCATCGAGAACGTCCTCGACCACACCGACAGCGCGCCGGTGTTGATCGTCGAAAGCGATGGCAGCACCGTCACTGTCGCCGTGCAGGACCTCAGCGACACCCTGCCGTGCCGGCACGAGGATGCCTACCGCGGCGCCGAGATAGTCTCCGGGCTGGCCATCGTCTCCGCCCTGTGCCAGGCGTGGGGCGCCAATCCGACGTCGTCGGGCAAAACGGTGTGGGCGTCGGTCGGTCGCGAAAACAAGATCTGA
- a CDS encoding SDR family oxidoreductase encodes MSSVTTIAVLGATGTAGVRVVARLRARGYPVVEVSRGHGVDLVSGQGLSQALDGVDLAIDVSNPRPEDRFSDFTQTLVAASRNIVGACAAHEVQRLVVSTIDSIDDPVFDGDPYYEGKRAAKAIFLDAPVATTIVKSTQWYESATDPATVSGDEEEVTVQDLLIQPIAADTVADVLVETALGQTHKPCAITGPEAIRLPELTSKVLALHGDSRRVRPVPPPIAGLATGALLASAQAIVVGPDVDTWLATCAATTTDTACHQSR; translated from the coding sequence GTGAGTTCAGTGACCACCATCGCCGTGCTGGGGGCAACCGGCACCGCCGGGGTGCGAGTCGTCGCCCGGCTGAGGGCCCGCGGATACCCGGTGGTCGAGGTTTCCCGCGGACACGGCGTCGACCTGGTGTCCGGGCAGGGCCTGTCCCAGGCGCTCGACGGTGTGGACCTGGCGATCGATGTGTCCAATCCCCGGCCCGAGGACAGGTTCTCCGACTTCACCCAGACGCTGGTCGCCGCCTCGCGCAACATCGTCGGCGCCTGCGCGGCCCACGAGGTGCAGCGGTTGGTGGTGTCGACGATCGACAGCATCGACGACCCGGTGTTCGACGGTGACCCCTATTACGAGGGCAAGCGGGCCGCCAAGGCGATCTTCCTCGACGCTCCGGTGGCGACCACGATCGTGAAATCGACGCAGTGGTATGAGTCCGCGACCGATCCCGCCACGGTGAGCGGCGACGAGGAGGAGGTGACCGTCCAGGATCTGCTGATCCAGCCCATCGCCGCCGACACCGTCGCCGACGTGCTGGTCGAGACGGCCCTGGGCCAGACACACAAGCCGTGCGCCATCACCGGACCCGAGGCCATCCGGCTTCCGGAGCTGACGTCGAAGGTACTCGCGCTGCACGGCGACAGCCGCCGTGTGCGTCCGGTCCCGCCGCCCATCGCCGGACTCGCCACCGGTGCGCTGCTGGCATCGGCCCAGGCGATCGTCGTCGGCCCCGACGTCGACACGTGGCTGGCGACGTGCGCGGCGACCACAACCGATACCGCGTGTCACCAAAGCCGGTAA
- a CDS encoding chemotaxis protein CheB, with product MACDPHCPVVGLVALVASAGGLDAISSVLRDLPVDLPITVVVQQHLGRHDSALPSILRRQTARPVRWAKHGQHLAAGEVVVCPPAAYVELTPGGRCRVRAMGDFGGRRFDVLLKSIARSYGPRAAGVVLSGSGSDGAAGTAAMRRAGAVVIAESPETALYPSMPVAAARAGANRVLPCRRIAEALTDIVGGAPPTGLPPWEPADEQGEGLPRGWLDDAGSSAATRAAQARARAEELGRRRRDLSAGSRATTETLATARRRVGESRRRAQLAYQAAQEAAARWGH from the coding sequence ATGGCGTGCGATCCGCACTGCCCGGTCGTCGGGTTGGTAGCCCTGGTCGCCTCGGCGGGCGGCCTGGACGCGATCTCGTCGGTCCTGCGGGATCTGCCGGTCGATCTCCCGATCACGGTCGTGGTGCAACAGCACCTCGGCCGCCACGACAGTGCGCTGCCGTCGATTCTGCGCAGGCAGACGGCGCGCCCGGTCCGCTGGGCGAAGCACGGTCAACACCTCGCGGCGGGCGAGGTGGTGGTCTGTCCGCCGGCGGCCTACGTCGAACTCACCCCCGGGGGCCGCTGCCGCGTGCGCGCCATGGGCGATTTCGGCGGCCGGCGCTTCGACGTGCTCCTGAAGTCGATAGCGCGGTCGTACGGACCCCGCGCCGCCGGTGTGGTGTTGTCGGGGTCCGGGAGTGACGGCGCCGCGGGCACCGCCGCGATGAGGCGGGCCGGTGCCGTCGTCATCGCCGAGAGCCCCGAAACCGCGCTGTACCCTTCGATGCCGGTCGCGGCCGCGCGGGCGGGCGCCAACCGGGTGCTGCCTTGCCGTCGGATCGCTGAAGCCCTGACCGACATCGTCGGCGGGGCTCCGCCGACCGGGTTGCCGCCGTGGGAACCCGCGGACGAGCAGGGCGAAGGGCTCCCCCGCGGGTGGCTTGACGACGCCGGCAGCAGCGCGGCGACCCGCGCCGCGCAGGCCCGTGCGCGCGCGGAGGAACTCGGCCGCCGGCGCCGGGACCTGTCCGCGGGCTCCCGTGCCACCACCGAGACGCTGGCCACGGCGCGGCGCAGGGTCGGTGAGTCGCGGCGCCGCGCGCAACTGGCGTACCAGGCGGCCCAGGAGGCCGCCGCCCGCTGGGGGCACTGA